AGATATGACCGGCCCAGTTTTGGGAGCTCTCGACTCTAGGCATCCCGGTACCCTCTCTCTTAACCTCAGCATCAACCTGGAAGGTGGCACCACACACCTCTCCTGAGCTATCCACCCTCGGCACTGGCTTCAGCTGGTTCTTGGGGTGCTCAAAGCTCCTCAATCCTCCCGATGATGTAAAGAAGCAACCTTCAAAACCCCAAACCATGTAACAAGTTATAACCTTTTTAGTAAATTACATCACCACAATCACACAACAACCCAAGCAAGGTCTTAATTAGCCAAAACATAGAGCGAACTTAAATTACCTTTAGGGAAAGGACTGTAAGATTTGGAGCAACCTTTCTTCACAATGGCTGAGTCATCAGAGAGAACAAGGTGACCTTCAGCATCAGTTCCCCAGAAGAAGGGCACAGTACCATCAGCATCCTGCACATTGACAAACCATCAAAACCCATTCTCAAAATAACTCAAAAAACAGGCAGATCAAGAAGAGAGTTGTTACAGCAGCAGCAAAGACGGTCTTGTTGGTGCCATCAAAGAGGATAAAGGCAAAGTTGCCGTGGAAATCTCTGACAACTTTGTCGACGGGGTAAGGGCCACGGTCACGTAGAGTCCTGTAAGCCTCAATGACCATGATGGCCTCGTTCGTGACTTTGCTCAGCCCATACTGCTGCCTCAGAAACGGGAGGTTCTCAATGTGTCCTCGGAAGATGCAGAAGATGTCATCCACAACCGCAAACAATCTGTCAAATCAGATAAgaagtccaaaaaaaaaaaagtcaaatcaCCAAATATAGAGACAGCAAGAGAcgctataaattaaaaactagtgTTTAGATCTCTTCATAGAAAGAAAATTCTAGTTCTAGGCTCTATCGATAGAACAATAACatatcgtcatcatcatcatcaccaagaACATCACAAGCAAATCCAAATACGTATCCAGATCAAACGATAGCTCACTAACATttcgtcgtcatcatcatcattagcAAGATCACAAGCAAGTCAAAATACGTTTATAGAAATCTCTAATCCTACAAAGATTCGTCATCATCATTAACAAACTTAGCACCATCACAAACAAAACGATGAGTCCTAGATCGGATGGGGAAACAAAGTCAAATCTAAGTAAAACAGCAAACGATTGTTCAATCTCGCAAATCTGATCGATCCGATCGAAATCAAAATCATGAGCACTTGGTCAACATCAAAACGATCCCGCTATATCAAATCACGTAAGGAAAGAGAGAAATGAGGACTTGGAATTGACCTGTGAACAAGATGATCGGTGTTATCGAGAGAGTAAGCGAGCACTCCCGACGATCCGAGGTTGAGCGTGACGGAGTTCGAGTTTTTGGAAACGAATTGACTCGCCAGATATCCTTCTTTCAAGGCGTACGAAGGCGAATCGGAGTGAGGACTCTGCAGTGCATCGGGGCTGTTCGCCACGGTCTTCTCGAACACAGCCaacattttttttgctttgattCTGATTTGAATTGAGAGAGAAAATCAATGGAGAAAAAGTTACGGATGATGAAAGAGAGAAAGACCGGGAAGGCTATAAAGGAATCTTGTACCATATGTCTATTCTCGATTTTGCCCTTCTTTGTTGACACGTGTCGCGAAAGGATAGGTTGTAATTTTGGATATTTCGCCCTTTCAGCGTAATTGGTAAATAAATGATTTgggatttgatttattttgaaaaggGAAAGCTAAATTTATCTGATTTAGTAAAAATAGTATTAATTGTGTGATAAATAACGCAATTTTACTCATAATTTTGGAATGTAATAACTTcttttagataaaatttatataattagacGTTATAAACAGGGGACGTGTTATATATATTGGCTTAATTAGATTTAGATACATATAAATGGTCGATGCCGAATATTTCCGGTGATGTTTATATTAAATAGACCAACAATCAGATTATTCAGACTATATTTTCTTACCATTTTCTGAAACTTATTATACGTTGATTGagataattattttgtaattagaGAAACTTTCCTTAGATGGCGGAATCATTTAATCATAATTCGCTTATAAACATATACTACTTTTATTTTGTGGAGAATCCCATGGTACGAATACGATAGAGgataagatttaaaaaattaaagtcagGAAAATGACGTGGCGAGTACGTGCACTCGattttcttaattataaataaataaatcgaGGCAATGCACATGGGAGGACACAATCCTTAAGAAAAGTCAATCCAACGGTAGATTTATCACGCGTTTCGATCGAAACGTATAACCgactttaatataaatatattgcaTATTTAAAGAGTATATTGTTTCGAGTCATAAGAAAAATGTAAATAGGTTCAGATGACAAATGGAAAtgtaaacatattataaaaaggcctatttagctcaatatataaattatggaTGGTAATTGCAGAAGTGTGCATAAgtgcattttttttaataattagcgAACTATGTCATTTATGTTTTGAGTTATCAATTTTATCCTCGAGCTAAATTTTTTCATTACGTATGTGTTACCTGCTACTCGGGCTAATGGCAAAAAAGTTAAGTTCTATTGATACTGTATGGAAACGCAAACTACGTTTTGAAACCGGATATATTGATGGTAATTGATGATATAAGAGCTTGAAACCGGATATAGCTTTAATAATTGAAAAGAGAAGAGTTGTAAGATATTTTACTAATTGTTTGTTTGAAATGAGATTCAAAGCAAGATATTTTAGAAAATGTTGGTCGCTGTTCTGAACGTAAGGTGGGAAGTGCTCGACAACATAGGACCATGATTTCCTGTTCAGCTGCGTCTGTTTCCTGTCAAATAACGAAACTTGGATGTTAGATTTACCATATTAACGAAGCCAAGAAGTAGAGGGAAGCATATATTTGTGACCATGTTGTAATGATTGTAGGATTACATTTTCTTTCTCCGGATTTTAATATTAGTAACTGGATATTTGAAAGTAGCGTGCATATCTACATTATTGATGAATCCTTACTTCAATATCTTCACATGCTAGTGGAGTGAATTGATGGTTGTTTTCACCCAGCCGACCACCCCTTGGTAGGGAAGAATTTTCTTCGTGACAAAGGGCATCTGAAACCTGAAATTGTATTAACGAGACAAAATTAACCGGTTACAAATATAGGATACTGGATCTCATAAGATGACTCTCTGAGATACCGAATTTCATCTTCGTTCAGAGCATTAAGGATGGTGTTGATTGATCGGGAAGACTGGTAAGTCAAAACTCTAACGCCCACTGGTTCCTCTCCATCCGCGAATATCATCTAAGGTAAATCGACTTATGTTTCATCTACTATGTCTTCTGGAAAATCGACTAATCTTCAAGCGACCATTAAAGATTGGTAAAAGAGATTTTGCAGAGAGAACTAAGAAATGAGATGTTGGTTCAGAACGAGATGATATactagaaaataaatttatatcaaaccTCTTTGGGTTTTTGCAGtcaagagaaattttttttaaacattccGATTCTTTGAAttattatctctctctctctctctctctctctctctctctgcaacCGTCTCTTCAGATtctttaatttttcaatttttttttttttacaaccaATGACACTCTCGGTATTACTGAAAAATGCACAGTGTCTTGTCCACTTACCTAATATACTTCTATATTTTTGCTATCTAGTGCAAAAAcccttataaaaatacaaactattaggtttcttgtttaattttttttaaatttttatgtcaACAACTTGGTTTTTACATTCTCTCAATACTTTCATCTCttcgattttggttttgttcatAATGACTCAGGGTCAGCTTAGTGGGAAAGGCTCCTTgtttaatatctaaaatatttttgatatttaattaaagGCAAAATCTGCTaaatagtcattttagtttttgttatttaaatagtcctcaaaaatcaaaataaatttttttaaagagatAAAGTGTTGTGGATGAAAGAAAGTTTCAAAAGActgtaatttaataaaattattgcaAATGTTTCCCTAAACTACATATCTCAtccctcaaaaaaaaaaatatccaaattcTCTCACTACCCATCTCCATTTCAACCTCATCTTGTCTTTGATCCTCTAACGAAGGAAGCTATGGCCTATGGGAAGCTCAATACCCATAAAAAACTGTACATAATTGAGTTGATATAACTTATTGAATACTTATCAAAAGTTTCCACtttttgatatataattttagataatatatatttttttataaaagatgcTAAAAACACTTTTCAAATGTAAAATTAAACACATAAACGTTTAACAACTTTCAGTATTTAGGTggcaaatattttgtttatctgAACAAAAGCACAAATATATTACAAGCACAACTGAGTAAACAATACATAGAAATGCACCACAGTACTATCTTCTTAATGAGCTTGAATGCTTTCTCCAAACTTGTGGGTTAAGCTCTTTGTATACTCCTTCCTAACCGGGTGTTCTTCCTGCGGCCGGTTATATGGTGTCCAAACCGGTTCTCCCACAAACAGCCTCATTAGctgcaaaaccaaaaacaaccAATTCATCAAAATCCAACGATCAAATCTTTTTAATAGCAAATGTATCAGTTTCATCAGCGTTTTAGTAGAGAGGTTGTATAATACCTTGATGTAGTTGCTGGTGTCGAGCGTGAACCGGTGGTAGATTCCGGCAGGAAGGACAATGAGATCGCCCGGTTTCATCCAGATTCGGATCCAACGGTCATCCTTGTCCCTAACATCAAAGTAGCCACTTCCCGCTAGGCAGTAACGAATCTCTTCGTCCTTGTGAATGTGTTCTGTGAAAAAGTTCTTCAGCTTCTCCTCGTAGTTGCTGACTTTCTCGGGACACAGATCAAGCATATCCTACAATAAAGATTGTTTACAGTTAAAAGTTCTACGCATCAAATTTGTTAGATATTAACTAAGCAGCTGGCACATGGGGTTTCAAAGCCAAAGCCTAAATTGAAGAAGGCACTGTGTTACCTGAACATATATACTACTATAAGATTATATTAGCTCTTAGCTTAGATAGAGCCTTATATACTCAATCTCATAAAGCAGCTAGTGTATAAGGTTTAATCACCCTTCTCGTTGTGCAGGATTATATAGCCCTAGTATCCTAATACTACTCGTGTTCAATCATTTTTCTCATGAGATTAACGAGTGAGAGTAATACTAAGCCATCACAAAGAGGTAATTAACCGGAACGTACCATGTAATCGTAACCCCTTTCATCTCTAATCTTGCGTAGCTCGGAATCATTCTCGTAGTTCTCAGGGTTCAACTTCCAGTACAATACTCCTAGTTCTGCAAAACAcagtaaaaaatattgttatagtTGTATGATCTGCTATTGTATAGTATATTTGATCATATCCTTAGTTTAGATTTCTTTTCGTGTCAGCTCAtaagcttttttttcttttttttctttttaagagCTCATATGCTTTatcttaactcaaaatacaGTAAAGTATGAACTACAACATCGTATTCACGACAAGCACAGTTTCGAGAAATGACGATATATTTAAGTGGAAGGAACTcgttttgcaaaaaaaaagaaagtaaagagTAAGTggaagcgagagagagagagaaacctgCCAAGTAGTCCATAGTGAGGAGTTCTTTGGGGTTAGGATGATGAGGAAGTCTCGGATCTTCATTGCTATCATCCATTAACCATGCCTGCACCAACACTCACATGGCctcagcaaaaaaaaactctgatTGGAACGTGAAGATAAGAGTATCGAATTCAATAAGGTGAAGAAGAATTAGGTTACCTCGAGAGCCATTCCTGATCTTGATCTTCTTCGTTCGTCTACGTGAGTGCTTCGATTTCAGTCTCATCCGAAAATGATTCGATAAAGAGGTGAAGAGATCATTTCCTCCGTCGATGATTGTCACGTGTACGGCTTATGATTTCctctagtttttatttatttattctggttccaaaaaatctattttaattatggacctttttttcttttgtttttttttctggttaatTATTCTATTACAAATTATGAGTAAAATTACAACCGATAATTTTATCTGCTTTATGAAAATTTACGACTGACTGCATCACCCTGAGTAGCCTTATGAGATTCATTCCTGACGGTACTCCTTACGTCATACTCAAGATCTCTTGTaagtattttctataattttctgCATAATTCGTCTTCTCCAAGAATTGAACCCTAGACCTGAACGTAAAAGCCTTTAAACCTTGACCACTAGGACACGATGCTTCCACATAATTATAGACCTCAGGCtgacaaaatttttttattatggaCCCCCAAAGACTCGAACTggaaccgacccaaaaatacCCGATCCGGAATCAGACtgaaaatttacaagtattttttttgtctaaatttttttacccgaaagaactGAAACCGAAAAAGAACTGCTCCGaatagacccggacccgaaaagaaccgacctgAATagatccgatccgataaaaatcgatttgtacccgacttaaaaacatgtatatctaaaactatgatgtatttgtgttctattttatatatattattttatgatttagttgaaatattttttgttaacaacatttgttattattttttaaaaattttatgtagtataaaatgtaaaatttagagttttaaaatgttttattttaatcattaatagttttatttaagttgttttgtaaaattttagatatatatgacaaatattcaactaaagttgATGGAATTATGTATATCTCCTTTTCAGATTTAAATACCCGaatccgatccggatccgatatAGATCCAAAAAATTACGGATCTTTTATGAGTATTTTAATTACAGACCGaaccgatccggatccgaaccaacccgaacccgaaccgaaattttttaagtatttgttAGGTCTAAATATTTAGAACCCAAAAAGATCCGGATCCAAAAAGAACCGTCTGAACCCGACCTGAATACCCGAATATCCGAACACCCAAGCTATAATATCAtctctttacctttttaattaTCATCATCCTTCTTTCAAAATCTTTACTTCATTACGTTTTATATGCACATCATTTCAGttcacatataaataaaaactataacgtatatcaatttaattttctttgttcGAACACTATCAATTTATCTTTCAAAAATTCCAAAGTAGTTGTGCCACGAATCCAAAtatcctaatttttttaaaaaaaaattggattcaTTTCTCTATTTAGCAGGATCATCTTATTTTATAACTTAACAGAttcaatttctttctttttctacctTGTTTTCTCTACTTACTTGatactaagagcatctccaaccctactccattttcaactccaaacattattatggagtaaaatcttctccaaccccactccattttggagttgaaaatggagtaatggctagggttactccatttatggagtaatcttactcattactccattttggagttaaactttttttatttataaaatggtcttttaaatctttaatgtttctattttttacttaaataatatttaaaatgatacaataacataaaaatagtatattctacaaaatattatttaataattttaaataaatgcataaaataacagaaaacataaataattaaaataaaaataaaaataacataaaataagtaatttaataatCTGGAAAATCCGTTCCGGATCCGCTAAGGTCGGTGAAATATTGCCCAAACGGAGAAGTCTGAGAAAGAACTTGTTGATCTTGTGATTCAGCATTTCGCTTtgatattatttgtatttgtcAGACTTCTTTATATTGGTGAAAAACGAGGATTTCCTGGAATGCTTGGCAGTTTAGATTGCATGCACTGgaagtggaagaattgtcctaCCGGTTGGGCGGGACAATATGCGGGTCGTAGTGGATCACCAACTATAATTCTTGAAGCTGTCGCAGAttatgatctttggatatggcatgcaTATTTCGGAATGCCAGGCACTAATAACGATATCAACGTGTTggactcttcttatctttttttcaATCTTGCTCAAGGTATTGCTCCTCCTGCTCATTATTTTATTCAAGACAAAGAATATTATATGGGTTACTATTTAGCagatggtatttatccaaaatggtcGACCATAGTACAAACTATTCAAGAGCCAAGGAGtcctaaaaacaaatattttgcaACGCAACAAGAAGCATGCATGAAAGATGTTGAACGTGCATTTGGAGTTCTACAGTCGCGCTTTGCTATTGTCAAAGGACCTGTtcgtttttggaaaaaaaaagtgttacaTGACATTATGACTACatgtataattttacataacATGATAATTGAAGATGAGCGTGAACTTGATGCACCAATTGAACTTGGAAGAGAAGCTCCACCTCCAGATATCGAAAttgcagaagatgaaaatgtccgatttcaaaattttcttgctcgatttaggaatatcaaaaataaagaagctcatttttcattacgaaatgcattagttgatcatttgtgagaaaaatattctaatgctCATTGTTGAacctatatatatgtcttttttaatgatttcttgtactttttaataataaatatttaattcaaataatttatattttaattattatcgtaaacataaaataattgagATTAATTGGTAAATTCttataagtataagattttatttgcaattattaataaaataaaaatgaaattatttaagaaatattatttttggagtagaaaatggagtaatacattggagtaaaactttactccattttggtgttgcaccattttggagtaaaaaatggagtaatacattggagatgctctaattgCTTTATATTCTTTGTTACTCATAGATTCTACATCAATTTTTACTCAATACCTTAATGTGAAAACActtattttcttagtttcataaaaacgaaaaacaaaatcttcatatttttataatttaacgAAATCaattagaaataataaaaactccAATTAAACTTCTTATTTCTGgatttaattatacacttgTTAAGTATTCAAAATTGAGAAATAAAAAATCTCGACATAAAGTACTTAAACATTTCTCATGCTATAACCAATCTCTCCCTCATTTCATTTTCTGAAATCtactcaaataatatataacacaaaGAAATAGAAGAAGGAAAAAATGTCCccctcttttcttttctttattttgtttttgataaagGAAATGTCCTCTTCATCATCAGCAAACTCCTTTGAGGACGGCAAATACAAAACAGATCTTTTAACAGTAGGCTTATCATCTTGCTGCTGGAAAAAGCCCTCCTCTTCTCCGACTCCGCAGTTTCCGCCGAAGAGGCTTTTGGTGGCAACGCCGGTGGAGGAAGGAGAATATCCGGTGGTGATGCTCCTCCATGGTTACCTTCTGTACAACTCATTTTATTCCCAGCTTATGTTGCATGTCTCTTCCCATGGCTTCATTGTCATCGCTCCGCAGGTTCAGTTCTATCCCacaatttgaatttgaatttgaatttgaattaaTTACACTGATtcagaaattaattaattagccactgaaatttatttttaattttgattcacAGTGCGTAGAGTTTAGTTAGCTAGGTGTGAATCTGCGCCTGGTAACAGTAGTCTCAGTCCCTTTTGGGTTTAATTTTGAATGTTCCAATGGACTAACTCCAGTAAATAGTTCTGATGGATTAATGCAAAACTTACGTATAAAAATAGGATTTGGAGATTTCTAACTGAATACAAAATCATaaagatacatttttattaattgattAATCTTAAGGGGGGCTAACACAGCAAATTACATCTAAAAACTATTACTCATTTCAATGGTGTACATGATGCCACGTTTCACTGAGTTTCTTTCTTGGAATGGTTAGTAGTAAGAGAGCAGAGAGAGctag
The nucleotide sequence above comes from Brassica napus cultivar Da-Ae chromosome A9, Da-Ae, whole genome shotgun sequence. Encoded proteins:
- the LOC125577895 gene encoding stem-specific protein TSJT1-like, with translation MLAVFEKTVANSPDALQSPHSDSPSYALKEGYLASQFVSKNSNSVTLNLGSSGVLAYSLDNTDHLVHRLFAVVDDIFCIFRGHIENLPFLRQQYGLSKVTNEAIMVIEAYRTLRDRGPYPVDKVVRDFHGNFAFILFDGTNKTVFAAADADGTVPFFWGTDAEGHLVLSDDSAIVKKGCSKSYSPFPKGCFFTSSGGLRSFEHPKNQLKPVPRVDSSGEVCGATFQVDAEVKREGTGMPRVESSQNWAGHI
- the LOC125577896 gene encoding acireductone dioxygenase 4, translated to MALEAWLMDDSNEDPRLPHHPNPKELLTMDYLAELGVLYWKLNPENYENDSELRKIRDERGYDYMDMLDLCPEKVSNYEEKLKNFFTEHIHKDEEIRYCLAGSGYFDVRDKDDRWIRIWMKPGDLIVLPAGIYHRFTLDTSNYIKLMRLFVGEPVWTPYNRPQEEHPVRKEYTKSLTHKFGESIQAH